In Panicum virgatum strain AP13 chromosome 4N, P.virgatum_v5, whole genome shotgun sequence, a single window of DNA contains:
- the LOC120669197 gene encoding aspartyl protease family protein At5g10770-like, which yields MPEDPSPAPPTTLKKTKKVWCKKKTVIVHYYFSRPVKRKQVAFDPPLEPMLAPQRRWETKAAAAFVHRRLRSRCPETQDDTLAAQSGVADATAEAAPAPAPASGVTLPITGTDNGGVLGSLDYSVTVGYGTPAQLLPMDFDTVRLGSGTSALRCKPCRGGELPCDPAFDPNRSSSFAPVSCGPECPSECRGSGCSFDVTFRSNHSVAANGTFVKDTHCWRMSYCGLLDLSRSRFSLVSRLITSSSPTGNATAAFSYCLPASQKSSRGFLSIGATLPDFSGGQAGSTPLVMDNYPLYKNSYLIKLSGINVGGTELPATESNLAALEVGTSFTFFPPAIYSALRDEFRKQMSMYRSAPPYRMLDTCYNFTGLHGFDGPVVILEFEGGATLQPDVHQLMYFVDGDDSFSHVCLAFAALPEDFPYAVIGNWAQQTVEVLYDVRGGKQQSGYE from the exons ATGCCTGAGGATCCATCACCTGCGCCACCTACAACACTAAAGAAGACCAAAAAGGTGTGGTGTAAGAAGAAGACGGTCATTGTccactactacttctccag GCCCGTCAAACGGAAACAAGTTGCCTTTGATCCACCGCTCGAGCCCATGCTCGCCCCTCAACGGCGCTGGGAAACGAAGGCAGCAGCAGCCTTTGTCCACCGACGTCTTCGATCGCGATGTCCAGAGACTCAGGACGATACTTTGGCGGCACAGTCCGGCGTGGCTGATGCCACCGCTGAAGCCGCCCCTGCCCCAGCGCCGGCATCAGGTGTTACGCTTCCCATCACCGGCACTGACAACGGCGGAGTCCTGGGCAGCCTGGATTACAGCGTCACCGTCGGGTACGGCACACCGGCCCAGCTGCTGCCGATGGACTTCGACACCGTGCGGTTAGGCAGCGGCACCTCGGCGCTCCGGTGCAAGCCATGCCGTGGCGGTGAACTGCCGTGCGACCCGGCATTCGACCCCAACAGGTCGTCCTCTTTCGCCCCAGTCTCGTGCGGCCCGGAATGCCCATCCGAGTGCCGCGGATCGGGTTGCTCCTTCGATGTCACGTTCAGGAGTAACCATTCCGTCGCGGCCAATGGCACCTTCGTCAAAGACACGCACTGCTGGAGAATGTCATAttg CGGGCTGCTCGACCTAAGCCGGAGCAGGTTCTCCTTGGTGTCCCGGCTGATCACCTCTTCATCCCCCACCGGCAATGCTACGGCCGCCTTCTCCTACTGCCTACCAGCGTCGCAGAAGAGCTCCCGTGGCTTCCTCTCCATCGGCGCCACCCTGCCCGATTTCTCCGGTGGCCAGGCTGGCTCCACCCCATTGGTGATGGACAACTACCCGCTTTACAAGAACAGCTACCTGATCAAGCTCAGTGGCATCAACGTCGGTGGGACCGAGCTCCCGGCCACTGAGTCGAACCTCGCAGCATTGGAGGTGGGGACATCGTTCACCTTCTTCCCACCGGCGATCTACAGCGCTCTCCGTGACGAGTTCCGCAAGCAGATGTCCATGTACCGGTCGGCGCCGCCTTACCGCATGCTCGACACGTGCTACAACTTCACGGGGTTGCACGGATTTGACGGGCCGGTCGTCATCCTCGAGTTCGAGGGCGGCGCCACTCTGCAGCCGGACGTGCATCAGCTGATGTACTTCGTTGATGGCGATGACTCTTTCAGTCACGTCTGCCTCGCCTTCGCCGCATTGCCGGAGGACTTCCCCTACGCGGTGATCGGGAACTGGGCGCAGCAGACAGTGGAGGTGCTGTACGACGTTCGGGGAGGGAAG CAACAGTCTGGCTATGAATAG
- the LOC120669198 gene encoding uncharacterized protein LOC120669198, with translation MAGDDGSGGHTPKDFNECVSQEQLEDAKREMHEVVTKAVTEAIIGLKLGEIISTVTDRIDALETRQQHNQDEDMVYDDQGNIDEAATREARLRHRLRRNTQGMGGTHNHNHNHQQGNQNRVPDDPYAKVKFTIPSFSGYYDADGYLDWEMTVEQKFSAHLVPEQHRVRQATSEFKDFAIVWWTSLIAEDAAPTTWHDLKSAMRDRFVPPSYHRDLRKKLMRLEQGDKTVQDYYGELQKGLMRCAIVEGTEDAICRFYSGLRRDIQDIVDYKEFHTVNQLFQFAMLAEKELQGRDLQSRSKATYTPRSAPSSGLTKPAPFRSPPPASNKRPAASEAATTPKPSPARTSDSGKKLLQEPAKSSSSVSSTGGTTVQCHRCHGFGHVRKDCPSQRAYIATEDGYISASDIDDDDEEEPEEAAEAGHVLGSENTAAFRSIIVKRVLNVQAQQPEKFQRHNLFQIFFVINNRRARVIIDGGSCNNLVSSDLVKKLGLATRPHPHPYYIQWFNDAGKAKVTQSCRVSFSIGSYADSVDCDVVPMDSLCLSFLEP, from the coding sequence ATGGCAGGTGATGATGGAAGTGGGGGTCATACTCCCAAGGACTTCAACGAGTGTGTTAGCCAAGAACAGCTGGAGGATGCCAAGAGAGAGATGCACGAGGTCGTCACCAAGGCAGTCACCGAGGCAATCATAGGCCTCAAGCTTGGTGAAATCATATCCACGGTTACTGACAGGATCGATGCGTTGGAGACTCGTCAACAGCACAATCAAGATGAGGACATGGTGTATGATGACCAAGGTAATATAGATGAAGCGGCCACACGGGAAGCACGGCTACGCCATCGTCTTCGCCGCAACACACAAGGTATGGGTGGTACTCACAACCACAACCACAATCACCAGCAAGGTAATCAGAATCGTGTACCCGATGATCCTTATGCTAAGGTTAAGTTTACAATACCTTCCTTTTCGGGATATTATGATGCTGACGGGTACCTTGATTGGGAGATGACAGTAGAGCAGAAATTTAGTGCACACCTTGTACCTGAGCAACATAGAGTTAGACAAGCCACTAGtgagtttaaagattttgcTATCGTTTGGTGGACCAGTCTAATTGCTGAGGATGCTGCACCTACTACTTGGCATGATCTTAAGTCTGCTATGCGTGATAGATTTGTTCCCCCATCGTACCATAGAGATTTGCGTAAGAAATTGATGCGCTTAGAACAGGGAGATAAAACCGTGCAGGATTATTATGGTGAACTTCAAAAGGGTTTGATGCGTTGTGCCATAGTTGAGGGAACTGAGGATGCTATATGTAGATTTTACTCGGGCTTGAGGCGTGACATTCAGGACATTGTTGATTacaaagaatttcacactgtcaacCAGTTGTTTCAGTTTGCCATGCTTGCAGAGAAGGAATTGCAGGGACGTGATTTGCAGAGCAGGAGCAAGGCCACCTACACCCCACGCTCGGCGCCATCTTCGGGGCTGACCAAGCCTGCCCCTTTTCGATCGCCCCCACCTGCGAGCAACAAGCGAccagcagcttcggaagctgccacAACGCCAAAACCATCTCCTGCGCGTACTTCCGACTCAGGTAAAAAGTTGTTGCAGGAGCCAGCCAAGAGTTCGTCCTCCGTGTCCTCGACGGGAGGCACGACCGTTCAGTGCCACCGCTGCCATGGATTTGGACATGTGCGGAAGGATTGCCCAAGTCAGCGGGCATACATTGCTACCGAAGACGGCTACATTAGTGCCTCCGACAttgacgatgatgatgaagaagaaccagaagaggctgcggaGGCCGGGCATGTTCTGGGTAGCGAGAACACAGCAGCCTTCAGGAGCATCATTGTGAAGCGAGTGCTCAACGTACAGGCACAACAACCAGAGAAGTTTCAGCGCCATAATTTGTTCCAGATTTTCTTCGTCATCAACAATCGGCGAGCGCGTGTCATCATTGATGGAGGTAGTTGCAATAATTTGGTGAGTTCAGATTTGGTCAAGAAGCTTGGCTTGGCCACACGTCCACACCCCCATCCATATTATATTCAGTGGTTTAATGATGCGGGGAAAGCTAAGGTAACACAATCTTGCAGAGTTTCTTTTTCCATTGGTTCATATGCTGATTCCGTAGATTGTGATGTTGTACCTATGGATTCGCTGTGCCTCAGTTTCCTAGAACCTTAG